From the genome of Vanessa tameamea isolate UH-Manoa-2023 chromosome 16, ilVanTame1 primary haplotype, whole genome shotgun sequence, one region includes:
- the LOC113393902 gene encoding F-actin-uncapping protein LRRC16A isoform X5, which translates to MTLKKIVKMSTKSQISTELSESISNVLGKNAKILYKSLIRMESRGDKVDNRVLVVTAFRVFITTTKVPTRIDNGFHLMEIEALESKKANHLSITLIHEHKPVSILIGEEGTSEGVINAIHALIAAFDDLFPNVAMEDIVTKVNLPFPLQPVSGTRKHSTCGDFSNQYAAMCDLCQTPFRAEVAWDIDTIYLAHDIRMLHLKDFDHLDQRDLIPLVMALQHNTWFDGVCGDGVRVGGEAWEAVARLLRAAAPPPRQLSWRGAALRHDHAARLGHALARARHPPAMHTVDLSQNHIEDKGAISMLTGLGNNPDGLRYIALSQCGLTGKTVSHLAVMLNDSPCHLSTLSHLDLSHNNLKDDVHNLYNFLAQPNVLKHLNLINTETTLENMWGALLRGCAARLATLLLARNPWSAARRPRDPPPSFRQFFTACLALTDLDFSYCKMPPDALKSLLLGLACNESAAGVKLNLAGVLSSSQAAHVLESCVHGVRCLQALDLSDNSMEFELSGIVRAIGKNHSITQLSLSKLTGKRSYAPPLIQGLVHVLQEPDTALTTLDLSDCKLKSDLYGLLNALGGARRLRTLDVGGNLAGDAGARLLAKALQCNCTLHTLYIDRNAFSLQGLTDIATALRRSVSVRRVEFPGCDAAAGGRGASERVATLWRDLHERLATNGSSGQSGRVRALALERAWAGGEAAAALAAQAAAALPPPPLPAATERAAAAAHHLLHQYLQRCSEVFAAMGGNGGGSELVTLQAVRDAMAPCNNTLQDLLNEAVERLALSACESVEGAESDRGPVIDPEMPDLLSPISHSGKLDYLNLATPLGCRRRERGRRVRPKSVAEQQQCSSNEMLSLPPLHAEAADALAELPAHTLRHLVKGRPRRAKTRAPTRPVTDQSQDIDEGLDEFWRACRTPPGSEEASSLSARTPLTSRSLHSLSSLASASPASPASPSPLRHSPTLRRDDTMYSVTSGESTPVLLECEVSRCKSSDNVGIKAAPTTPPPSRSSDNVNTMGSMMRDHPLTPEGTEA; encoded by the exons GTAGATAACCGTGTTTTG gtTGTTACTGCATTCAGGGTTTTcataacaacaacaaaagtGCCAACAAGG ATTGACAATGGATTTCACTTAATGGAAATAGAAGCTTTAGAGAGTAAGAAGGCGAATCATTTGTCGATAACGCTAATCCACGAGCACAAACCAGTGTCGATCCTAATAG GCGAGGAGGGGACTTCCGAAGGCGTTATTAATGCTATTCACGCGCTGATTGCGGCATTTGATGACTTATTTCCTAATGTAGCTATGGAGGACATTGTTACAAAG GTAAATTTACCGTTTCCACTGCAACCAGTAAGCGGTACTAGAAAACATTCCACGTGTGGTGATTTTTCGAATCAATATGCTGCCATGTGTGATCTCTGTCAGACACCCTTCAG AGCCGAGGTTGCATGGGACATCGATACGATATACTTAGCGCATGATATAAGAATGCttcatttaaaagattttgaCCATTTGGATCAAAG GGACCTAATCCCGCTGGTGATGGCGCTGCAGCACAACACGTGGTTCGACGGCGTGTGCGGCGACGGCGTGCGCGTGGGCGGCGAGGCGTGGGAGGCCGTGGCGCGCCTGCtgcgcgccgccgcgccgccgccccgGCAGCTGAGCTGGCGCGGCGCCGCGCTGCGCCACGACCACGCCGCGCGCCTCGGCCACGCGCTCGCCCGCGCGCGCCACCCGCCCGCCATGCACACCGTCGACCTCTCGCAGAACCACATCGAGGACAAGG GAGCCATCAGTATGCTTACAGGGCTAGGGAACAACCCGGACGGGTTGAGGTACATAGCGCTGTCGCAGTGCGGACTGACCGGCAAGACGGTGTCCCACCTGGCGGTCATGCTCAACGACAGTCCGTGCCATCTCTCCACGCTCTCCCACTTGGATCTGTCGCACAATAACCTTAAGGACGACGTTCAC aacttgtataattttttagCTCAACCTAAcgtattaaaacatttgaatttgatAAATACGGAAACTACTTTGGAAAAT ATGTGGGGCGCGCTGTTGCGCGGCTGCGCGGCGCGGCTGGCGACGCTGCTGCTGGCGCGCAACCCGTGGTCGGCGGCGCGACGCCCGCGCGACCCGCCGCCCTCCTTCCGGCAGTTCTTCACGGCCTGCCTCGCACTCACGGACCTCGACTTCTCGTATTGCAAGATGCCTCCGGACGCGCTCAA GAGCTTGCTGCTGGGGCTGGCGTGCAACGAGAGCGCGGCGGGCGTGAAGCTGAACCTGGCGGGCGTGCTGTCGTCGTCGCAGGCGGCGCACGTGCTGGAGTCGTGCGTGCACGGCGTGCGCTGCCTGCAGGCGCTCGACCTGTCCGATAACA GCATGGAATTCGAATTATCCGGAATAGTGAGGGCAATAGGAAAGAATCATTCGATAACACAATTATCTTTAAGCAAGTTGACTGGAAAAAGGTCGTATGCGCCACCGTTAATTCAG GGTTTAGTTCACGTACTACAAGAACCTGATACAGCTTTGACAACATTAGATCTTAGCGATTGTAAACTTAAG AGTGACCTGTACGGTCTACTGAACGCGTTGGGAGGCGCGCGGAGATTGCGCACGTTAGACGTGGGCGGCAACCTCGCGGGCGACGCCGGCGCGCGGCTGCTGGCCAAGGCGCTGCAGTGCAACTGCACGCTGCACACTCTGTACATAGACAGGAACGCGTTCAGTTTGCAAG GTCTGACGGACATCGCGACGGCGCTGCGGCGCTCGGTGAGCGTGCGGCGCGTGGAGTTCCCCGGCTGCGACGCGGCGGCGGGCGGCCGCGGGGCCTCGGAGCGCGTCGCCACGCTGTGGCGCGACCTGCACGAGAG GCTGGCGACCAACGGCTCGTCGGGGCAGAGCGGGCGCGTGCGCGCGCTGGCGCTGGAGCGCGCGTGGGCGGGCGGCGaggcggcggcggcgctggCGGCGCAGGCGGCGGCCGCGCTGCCCCCCCCGCCGCTGCCCGCCGCCACCGAGCGCGCCGCGGCCGCCGCGCACCACCTGCTGCACCAGTACCTCCAG AGGTGTAGCGAAGTGTTTGCCGCTATGGGTGGCAACGGTGGTGGCAGTGAGCTCGTGACTTTGCAAGCCGTGCGCGATGCTATGGCGCCCTGCAACAACACTCTACAGGATTTGCTCaa CGAAGCGGTCGAGAGACTGGCGTTGTCAGCGTGCGAGAGTGTGGAGGGTGCGGAGAGCGATCGCGGCCCGGTCATCGACCCCGAGATGCCCGACCTGCTCTCGCCCATCTCGCACTCCGGG AAGTTGGATTATTTGAATTTG GCCACGCCGCTGGGCTGCCGGCGCCGCGAGCGCGGGCGACGCGTGCGGCCCAAGTCCGTGGCCGAGCAGCAGCAGTGCAGCAGCAACGAGATGCTGTCCCTGCCGCCGCTGCACGCCGAGGCCGCCGACGCACTCGCCGAGCTGCCGGCGCACACGCTGCGGCACCTCGTCAAAG GTCGACCGAGAAGAGCAAAAACTAGAGCGCCGACGCGACCCGTTACCGATCAATCACAAGATATAGATGAgg GGCTGGACGAGTTCTGGCGCGCGTGCCGCACGCCGCCCGGCAGCGAGGAGGCGTCGTCGCTGTCGGCGCGCACGCCGCTCACGTCGCGCTCGCTGCACTCGCTGTCGTCGCTGGCGTCCGCCTCGCCCGCCTCGCCCGCCTCGCCGTCGCCGCTGCGCCACTCGCCCACGCTGCGCCGCGACGACACCAT GTACAGCGTAACATCTGGCGAAAGCACACCGGTTCTCCTAGAGTGTG aaGTGTCTCGATGCAAATCTTCGGACAACGTGGGCATTAAGGCGGCACCCACCACGCCACCACCATCGCGTTCATCTGATAATGTCAACACAATGg GTTCAATGATGCGTGATCACCCTTTAACTCCTG AGGGCACAGAGGCCTGA
- the LOC113393902 gene encoding F-actin-uncapping protein LRRC16A isoform X3: MTLKKIVKMSTKSQISTELSESISNVLGKNAKILYKSLIRMESRGDKVDNRVLVVTAFRVFITTTKVPTRIDNGFHLMEIEALESKKANHLSITLIHEHKPVSILIGEEGTSEGVINAIHALIAAFDDLFPNVAMEDIVTKVNLPFPLQPVSGTRKHSTCGDFSNQYAAMCDLCQTPFRAEVAWDIDTIYLAHDIRMLHLKDFDHLDQRDLIPLVMALQHNTWFDGVCGDGVRVGGEAWEAVARLLRAAAPPPRQLSWRGAALRHDHAARLGHALARARHPPAMHTVDLSQNHIEDKGAISMLTGLGNNPDGLRYIALSQCGLTGKTVSHLAVMLNDSPCHLSTLSHLDLSHNNLKDDVHNLYNFLAQPNVLKHLNLINTETTLENMWGALLRGCAARLATLLLARNPWSAARRPRDPPPSFRQFFTACLALTDLDFSYCKMPPDALKSLLLGLACNESAAGVKLNLAGVLSSSQAAHVLESCVHGVRCLQALDLSDNSMEFELSGIVRAIGKNHSITQLSLSKLTGKRSYAPPLIQGLVHVLQEPDTALTTLDLSDCKLKSDLYGLLNALGGARRLRTLDVGGNLAGDAGARLLAKALQCNCTLHTLYIDRNAFSLQGLTDIATALRRSVSVRRVEFPGCDAAAGGRGASERVATLWRDLHERLATNGSSGQSGRVRALALERAWAGGEAAAALAAQAAAALPPPPLPAATERAAAAAHHLLHQYLQRCSEVFAAMGGNGGGSELVTLQAVRDAMAPCNNTLQDLLNEAVERLALSACESVEGAESDRGPVIDPEMPDLLSPISHSGKLDYLNLATPLGCRRRERGRRVRPKSVAEQQQCSSNEMLSLPPLHAEAADALAELPAHTLRHLVKGRPRRAKTRAPTRPVTDQSQDIDEGLDEFWRACRTPPGSEEASSLSARTPLTSRSLHSLSSLASASPASPASPSPLRHSPTLRRDDTMYSVTSGESTPVLLECEVSRCKSSDNVGIKAAPTTPPPSRSSDNVNTMGNGCARGGGKARPWSVAGGNADSAALCTTGSMMRDHPLTPEGTEA, encoded by the exons GTAGATAACCGTGTTTTG gtTGTTACTGCATTCAGGGTTTTcataacaacaacaaaagtGCCAACAAGG ATTGACAATGGATTTCACTTAATGGAAATAGAAGCTTTAGAGAGTAAGAAGGCGAATCATTTGTCGATAACGCTAATCCACGAGCACAAACCAGTGTCGATCCTAATAG GCGAGGAGGGGACTTCCGAAGGCGTTATTAATGCTATTCACGCGCTGATTGCGGCATTTGATGACTTATTTCCTAATGTAGCTATGGAGGACATTGTTACAAAG GTAAATTTACCGTTTCCACTGCAACCAGTAAGCGGTACTAGAAAACATTCCACGTGTGGTGATTTTTCGAATCAATATGCTGCCATGTGTGATCTCTGTCAGACACCCTTCAG AGCCGAGGTTGCATGGGACATCGATACGATATACTTAGCGCATGATATAAGAATGCttcatttaaaagattttgaCCATTTGGATCAAAG GGACCTAATCCCGCTGGTGATGGCGCTGCAGCACAACACGTGGTTCGACGGCGTGTGCGGCGACGGCGTGCGCGTGGGCGGCGAGGCGTGGGAGGCCGTGGCGCGCCTGCtgcgcgccgccgcgccgccgccccgGCAGCTGAGCTGGCGCGGCGCCGCGCTGCGCCACGACCACGCCGCGCGCCTCGGCCACGCGCTCGCCCGCGCGCGCCACCCGCCCGCCATGCACACCGTCGACCTCTCGCAGAACCACATCGAGGACAAGG GAGCCATCAGTATGCTTACAGGGCTAGGGAACAACCCGGACGGGTTGAGGTACATAGCGCTGTCGCAGTGCGGACTGACCGGCAAGACGGTGTCCCACCTGGCGGTCATGCTCAACGACAGTCCGTGCCATCTCTCCACGCTCTCCCACTTGGATCTGTCGCACAATAACCTTAAGGACGACGTTCAC aacttgtataattttttagCTCAACCTAAcgtattaaaacatttgaatttgatAAATACGGAAACTACTTTGGAAAAT ATGTGGGGCGCGCTGTTGCGCGGCTGCGCGGCGCGGCTGGCGACGCTGCTGCTGGCGCGCAACCCGTGGTCGGCGGCGCGACGCCCGCGCGACCCGCCGCCCTCCTTCCGGCAGTTCTTCACGGCCTGCCTCGCACTCACGGACCTCGACTTCTCGTATTGCAAGATGCCTCCGGACGCGCTCAA GAGCTTGCTGCTGGGGCTGGCGTGCAACGAGAGCGCGGCGGGCGTGAAGCTGAACCTGGCGGGCGTGCTGTCGTCGTCGCAGGCGGCGCACGTGCTGGAGTCGTGCGTGCACGGCGTGCGCTGCCTGCAGGCGCTCGACCTGTCCGATAACA GCATGGAATTCGAATTATCCGGAATAGTGAGGGCAATAGGAAAGAATCATTCGATAACACAATTATCTTTAAGCAAGTTGACTGGAAAAAGGTCGTATGCGCCACCGTTAATTCAG GGTTTAGTTCACGTACTACAAGAACCTGATACAGCTTTGACAACATTAGATCTTAGCGATTGTAAACTTAAG AGTGACCTGTACGGTCTACTGAACGCGTTGGGAGGCGCGCGGAGATTGCGCACGTTAGACGTGGGCGGCAACCTCGCGGGCGACGCCGGCGCGCGGCTGCTGGCCAAGGCGCTGCAGTGCAACTGCACGCTGCACACTCTGTACATAGACAGGAACGCGTTCAGTTTGCAAG GTCTGACGGACATCGCGACGGCGCTGCGGCGCTCGGTGAGCGTGCGGCGCGTGGAGTTCCCCGGCTGCGACGCGGCGGCGGGCGGCCGCGGGGCCTCGGAGCGCGTCGCCACGCTGTGGCGCGACCTGCACGAGAG GCTGGCGACCAACGGCTCGTCGGGGCAGAGCGGGCGCGTGCGCGCGCTGGCGCTGGAGCGCGCGTGGGCGGGCGGCGaggcggcggcggcgctggCGGCGCAGGCGGCGGCCGCGCTGCCCCCCCCGCCGCTGCCCGCCGCCACCGAGCGCGCCGCGGCCGCCGCGCACCACCTGCTGCACCAGTACCTCCAG AGGTGTAGCGAAGTGTTTGCCGCTATGGGTGGCAACGGTGGTGGCAGTGAGCTCGTGACTTTGCAAGCCGTGCGCGATGCTATGGCGCCCTGCAACAACACTCTACAGGATTTGCTCaa CGAAGCGGTCGAGAGACTGGCGTTGTCAGCGTGCGAGAGTGTGGAGGGTGCGGAGAGCGATCGCGGCCCGGTCATCGACCCCGAGATGCCCGACCTGCTCTCGCCCATCTCGCACTCCGGG AAGTTGGATTATTTGAATTTG GCCACGCCGCTGGGCTGCCGGCGCCGCGAGCGCGGGCGACGCGTGCGGCCCAAGTCCGTGGCCGAGCAGCAGCAGTGCAGCAGCAACGAGATGCTGTCCCTGCCGCCGCTGCACGCCGAGGCCGCCGACGCACTCGCCGAGCTGCCGGCGCACACGCTGCGGCACCTCGTCAAAG GTCGACCGAGAAGAGCAAAAACTAGAGCGCCGACGCGACCCGTTACCGATCAATCACAAGATATAGATGAgg GGCTGGACGAGTTCTGGCGCGCGTGCCGCACGCCGCCCGGCAGCGAGGAGGCGTCGTCGCTGTCGGCGCGCACGCCGCTCACGTCGCGCTCGCTGCACTCGCTGTCGTCGCTGGCGTCCGCCTCGCCCGCCTCGCCCGCCTCGCCGTCGCCGCTGCGCCACTCGCCCACGCTGCGCCGCGACGACACCAT GTACAGCGTAACATCTGGCGAAAGCACACCGGTTCTCCTAGAGTGTG aaGTGTCTCGATGCAAATCTTCGGACAACGTGGGCATTAAGGCGGCACCCACCACGCCACCACCATCGCGTTCATCTGATAATGTCAACACAATGg GCAACGGctgcgcgcgcggcggcggcaAGGCGCGGCCGTGGTCGGTGGCGGGCGGCAACGCCGACAGCGCCGCGCTCTGCACCACAG GTTCAATGATGCGTGATCACCCTTTAACTCCTG AGGGCACAGAGGCCTGA
- the LOC113393902 gene encoding F-actin-uncapping protein LRRC16A isoform X4 translates to MTLKKIVKMSTKSQISTELSESISNVLGKNAKILYKSLIRMESRGDKVDNRVLVVTAFRVFITTTKVPTRIDNGFHLMEIEALESKKANHLSITLIHEHKPVSILIGEEGTSEGVINAIHALIAAFDDLFPNVAMEDIVTKVNLPFPLQPVSGTRKHSTCGDFSNQYAAMCDLCQTPFRAEVAWDIDTIYLAHDIRMLHLKDFDHLDQRDLIPLVMALQHNTWFDGVCGDGVRVGGEAWEAVARLLRAAAPPPRQLSWRGAALRHDHAARLGHALARARHPPAMHTVDLSQNHIEDKGAISMLTGLGNNPDGLRYIALSQCGLTGKTVSHLAVMLNDSPCHLSTLSHLDLSHNNLKDDVHNLYNFLAQPNVLKHLNLINTETTLENMWGALLRGCAARLATLLLARNPWSAARRPRDPPPSFRQFFTACLALTDLDFSYCKMPPDALKSLLLGLACNESAAGVKLNLAGVLSSSQAAHVLESCVHGVRCLQALDLSDNSMEFELSGIVRAIGKNHSITQLSLSKLTGKRSYAPPLIQGLVHVLQEPDTALTTLDLSDCKLKSDLYGLLNALGGARRLRTLDVGGNLAGDAGARLLAKALQCNCTLHTLYIDRNAFSLQGLTDIATALRRSVSVRRVEFPGCDAAAGGRGASERVATLWRDLHERLATNGSSGQSGRVRALALERAWAGGEAAAALAAQAAAALPPPPLPAATERAAAAAHHLLHQYLQRCSEVFAAMGGNGGGSELVTLQAVRDAMAPCNNTLQDLLNEAVERLALSACESVEGAESDRGPVIDPEMPDLLSPISHSGKLDYLNLATPLGCRRRERGRRVRPKSVAEQQQCSSNEMLSLPPLHAEAADALAELPAHTLRHLVKGRPRRAKTRAPTRPVTDQSQDIDEGLDEFWRACRTPPGSEEASSLSARTPLTSRSLHSLSSLASASPASPASPSPLRHSPTLRRDDTMYSVTSGESTPVLLECEVSRCKSSDNVGIKAAPTTPPPSRSSDNVNTMEGVEACVGGSIVGITPGAALTSSMMRDHPLTPEGTEA, encoded by the exons GTAGATAACCGTGTTTTG gtTGTTACTGCATTCAGGGTTTTcataacaacaacaaaagtGCCAACAAGG ATTGACAATGGATTTCACTTAATGGAAATAGAAGCTTTAGAGAGTAAGAAGGCGAATCATTTGTCGATAACGCTAATCCACGAGCACAAACCAGTGTCGATCCTAATAG GCGAGGAGGGGACTTCCGAAGGCGTTATTAATGCTATTCACGCGCTGATTGCGGCATTTGATGACTTATTTCCTAATGTAGCTATGGAGGACATTGTTACAAAG GTAAATTTACCGTTTCCACTGCAACCAGTAAGCGGTACTAGAAAACATTCCACGTGTGGTGATTTTTCGAATCAATATGCTGCCATGTGTGATCTCTGTCAGACACCCTTCAG AGCCGAGGTTGCATGGGACATCGATACGATATACTTAGCGCATGATATAAGAATGCttcatttaaaagattttgaCCATTTGGATCAAAG GGACCTAATCCCGCTGGTGATGGCGCTGCAGCACAACACGTGGTTCGACGGCGTGTGCGGCGACGGCGTGCGCGTGGGCGGCGAGGCGTGGGAGGCCGTGGCGCGCCTGCtgcgcgccgccgcgccgccgccccgGCAGCTGAGCTGGCGCGGCGCCGCGCTGCGCCACGACCACGCCGCGCGCCTCGGCCACGCGCTCGCCCGCGCGCGCCACCCGCCCGCCATGCACACCGTCGACCTCTCGCAGAACCACATCGAGGACAAGG GAGCCATCAGTATGCTTACAGGGCTAGGGAACAACCCGGACGGGTTGAGGTACATAGCGCTGTCGCAGTGCGGACTGACCGGCAAGACGGTGTCCCACCTGGCGGTCATGCTCAACGACAGTCCGTGCCATCTCTCCACGCTCTCCCACTTGGATCTGTCGCACAATAACCTTAAGGACGACGTTCAC aacttgtataattttttagCTCAACCTAAcgtattaaaacatttgaatttgatAAATACGGAAACTACTTTGGAAAAT ATGTGGGGCGCGCTGTTGCGCGGCTGCGCGGCGCGGCTGGCGACGCTGCTGCTGGCGCGCAACCCGTGGTCGGCGGCGCGACGCCCGCGCGACCCGCCGCCCTCCTTCCGGCAGTTCTTCACGGCCTGCCTCGCACTCACGGACCTCGACTTCTCGTATTGCAAGATGCCTCCGGACGCGCTCAA GAGCTTGCTGCTGGGGCTGGCGTGCAACGAGAGCGCGGCGGGCGTGAAGCTGAACCTGGCGGGCGTGCTGTCGTCGTCGCAGGCGGCGCACGTGCTGGAGTCGTGCGTGCACGGCGTGCGCTGCCTGCAGGCGCTCGACCTGTCCGATAACA GCATGGAATTCGAATTATCCGGAATAGTGAGGGCAATAGGAAAGAATCATTCGATAACACAATTATCTTTAAGCAAGTTGACTGGAAAAAGGTCGTATGCGCCACCGTTAATTCAG GGTTTAGTTCACGTACTACAAGAACCTGATACAGCTTTGACAACATTAGATCTTAGCGATTGTAAACTTAAG AGTGACCTGTACGGTCTACTGAACGCGTTGGGAGGCGCGCGGAGATTGCGCACGTTAGACGTGGGCGGCAACCTCGCGGGCGACGCCGGCGCGCGGCTGCTGGCCAAGGCGCTGCAGTGCAACTGCACGCTGCACACTCTGTACATAGACAGGAACGCGTTCAGTTTGCAAG GTCTGACGGACATCGCGACGGCGCTGCGGCGCTCGGTGAGCGTGCGGCGCGTGGAGTTCCCCGGCTGCGACGCGGCGGCGGGCGGCCGCGGGGCCTCGGAGCGCGTCGCCACGCTGTGGCGCGACCTGCACGAGAG GCTGGCGACCAACGGCTCGTCGGGGCAGAGCGGGCGCGTGCGCGCGCTGGCGCTGGAGCGCGCGTGGGCGGGCGGCGaggcggcggcggcgctggCGGCGCAGGCGGCGGCCGCGCTGCCCCCCCCGCCGCTGCCCGCCGCCACCGAGCGCGCCGCGGCCGCCGCGCACCACCTGCTGCACCAGTACCTCCAG AGGTGTAGCGAAGTGTTTGCCGCTATGGGTGGCAACGGTGGTGGCAGTGAGCTCGTGACTTTGCAAGCCGTGCGCGATGCTATGGCGCCCTGCAACAACACTCTACAGGATTTGCTCaa CGAAGCGGTCGAGAGACTGGCGTTGTCAGCGTGCGAGAGTGTGGAGGGTGCGGAGAGCGATCGCGGCCCGGTCATCGACCCCGAGATGCCCGACCTGCTCTCGCCCATCTCGCACTCCGGG AAGTTGGATTATTTGAATTTG GCCACGCCGCTGGGCTGCCGGCGCCGCGAGCGCGGGCGACGCGTGCGGCCCAAGTCCGTGGCCGAGCAGCAGCAGTGCAGCAGCAACGAGATGCTGTCCCTGCCGCCGCTGCACGCCGAGGCCGCCGACGCACTCGCCGAGCTGCCGGCGCACACGCTGCGGCACCTCGTCAAAG GTCGACCGAGAAGAGCAAAAACTAGAGCGCCGACGCGACCCGTTACCGATCAATCACAAGATATAGATGAgg GGCTGGACGAGTTCTGGCGCGCGTGCCGCACGCCGCCCGGCAGCGAGGAGGCGTCGTCGCTGTCGGCGCGCACGCCGCTCACGTCGCGCTCGCTGCACTCGCTGTCGTCGCTGGCGTCCGCCTCGCCCGCCTCGCCCGCCTCGCCGTCGCCGCTGCGCCACTCGCCCACGCTGCGCCGCGACGACACCAT GTACAGCGTAACATCTGGCGAAAGCACACCGGTTCTCCTAGAGTGTG aaGTGTCTCGATGCAAATCTTCGGACAACGTGGGCATTAAGGCGGCACCCACCACGCCACCACCATCGCGTTCATCTGATAATGTCAACACAATGg AGGGCGTGGAGGCGTGCGTGGGCGGCAGCATCGTGGGCATCACCCCCGGCGCCGCACTAACCA GTTCAATGATGCGTGATCACCCTTTAACTCCTG AGGGCACAGAGGCCTGA